A region from the Candidatus Binatota bacterium genome encodes:
- the rpsB gene encoding 30S ribosomal protein S2 — protein sequence MTQVSMKQLLEAGVHFGHQTSRWNPKMKPFIFGARNGIHIIDLQQTVVLFAEACDFVRKTAAEGGSVLFVGTKKQARAVIEAEARRCGQHWVNTRWLGGALTNFATIRQSIDRMRKLEEMLGDEVQTTGLKKKEMLMMSRELAKLKLNLEGMQNLKKQPDVMFVIDPDCEEIAIAEANRLEIPVVAVVDSNCDPGNITMCIPGNDDAIRAIRLFCGAIADAVIEGERERQERLAAASEGEGVPGGDLAGMFSSVAGEEATAPDTAPVAEAAPVAEAAPVAEAAPAADVAPAADAAPAEEATSTTPVPQGSSE from the coding sequence ATGACCCAGGTTAGCATGAAGCAATTACTCGAGGCGGGGGTGCACTTCGGGCACCAGACCAGCCGTTGGAATCCGAAGATGAAGCCTTTCATCTTCGGCGCCCGCAATGGGATTCACATAATAGACCTGCAGCAGACCGTTGTGTTGTTCGCCGAGGCCTGCGATTTCGTTCGTAAGACCGCGGCCGAGGGTGGGTCGGTGCTGTTCGTGGGCACCAAGAAGCAGGCGCGCGCCGTCATAGAGGCCGAGGCACGCCGTTGTGGTCAACACTGGGTTAACACCCGCTGGCTGGGTGGTGCGCTGACCAACTTTGCGACCATCAGGCAGTCTATTGATCGCATGCGCAAGCTCGAAGAGATGTTGGGCGACGAAGTCCAGACCACGGGCCTGAAGAAGAAAGAGATGCTCATGATGAGCCGCGAGCTGGCGAAGCTCAAGCTCAACCTTGAGGGCATGCAGAACCTGAAGAAGCAGCCGGACGTCATGTTCGTGATCGACCCCGACTGCGAAGAAATTGCTATCGCCGAGGCCAACCGCCTGGAGATACCGGTGGTCGCGGTGGTCGACTCCAACTGCGACCCCGGGAACATCACCATGTGTATTCCGGGCAACGATGACGCCATCAGGGCGATCAGGTTGTTCTGCGGAGCGATTGCCGACGCCGTGATCGAAGGCGAGCGCGAACGGCAGGAACGTCTTGCCGCTGCCAGCGAAGGTGAGGGCGTGCCCGGTGGCGATCTCGCGGGAATGTTCTCCAGCGTGGCCGGCGAAGAAGCCACTGCGCCCGATACAGCCCCGGTAGCAGAGGCAGCCCCGGTAGCAGAGGCAGCCCCGGTAGCAGAGGCAGCTCCCGCAGCAGATGTCGCGCCCGCCGCAGATGCCGCACCCGCCGAGGAGGCTACTTCCACCACCCCGGTGCCCCAGGGAAGCAGCGAGTGA
- a CDS encoding elongation factor Ts yields the protein MSVSATQVKDLRERTGAGMMDCKRALAEVDGDMEAAIKALREQGLASASKKGGRVAAEGLVGLFVSDCGSRAVAMELNCETDFVAKTDDFAALVDELGQALLAVEGAAEGEGADVNDVALANGSTLAARVTEAVTTMGEKISLRRWTRIESAGGRVGAYVHAGGKIGVLVEIEGAGNSQQELCRSVAMQVAAAAPRYVDRDSVDPDEIEREKEIFRNEALASGKPEKILDRIAEGRINKYFREICLLEQEYVRDTELTISELLEKESSSAGEPLAVSRFVRYQLGEGIERRVANLAQEVAEQISQTT from the coding sequence GTGAGCGTCAGTGCCACCCAGGTAAAGGACCTGCGCGAGCGCACGGGTGCCGGAATGATGGACTGCAAGCGAGCCCTGGCCGAGGTCGACGGAGACATGGAAGCGGCCATCAAGGCCCTGCGTGAGCAGGGGCTGGCCAGCGCGTCAAAGAAGGGCGGAAGGGTGGCGGCCGAGGGGCTGGTCGGACTGTTCGTGTCCGACTGTGGCAGCCGTGCGGTGGCCATGGAACTCAACTGCGAGACCGATTTCGTGGCCAAGACAGATGATTTTGCGGCACTGGTCGACGAGCTGGGGCAGGCCCTGCTCGCGGTCGAAGGCGCTGCCGAGGGCGAGGGTGCCGACGTCAACGACGTGGCCCTGGCCAACGGCTCTACCCTGGCTGCCCGTGTTACCGAAGCCGTAACGACGATGGGCGAAAAGATCTCCCTGCGGCGTTGGACGCGCATCGAATCTGCCGGCGGCAGGGTCGGGGCCTACGTGCACGCGGGTGGAAAGATCGGTGTGCTGGTCGAGATAGAGGGTGCCGGCAATTCGCAGCAGGAGCTGTGCCGTTCGGTGGCCATGCAGGTGGCCGCGGCGGCTCCGCGCTACGTGGATCGCGACTCCGTGGATCCGGACGAGATTGAGCGCGAGAAAGAAATCTTCCGCAACGAGGCCCTGGCCTCGGGTAAGCCCGAAAAAATTCTCGACCGTATAGCCGAGGGACGCATCAACAAGTACTTCCGCGAGATCTGCCTCCTGGAGCAGGAATACGTGCGCGATACCGAACTCACGATCTCGGAACTGCTCGAAAAAGAATCAAGCTCGGCTGGTGAACCCCTTGCGGTCAGTCGCTTTGTGCGTTACCAGCTTGGCGAGGGCATCGAGCGTCGGGTGGCGAACCTGGCCCAGGAAGTGGCCGAGCAGATCAGCCAGACTACCTGA
- a CDS encoding ribosome recycling factor, which produces MIDEVIEALEAELESTVGSFVHDLARIRTGRANAALLDAVMVDYYGAATHLNQLASINVPESRLLVVQPFDQATIPAIEKAIAVADLGLNPSNDGRLIRLSIPELTEERRRDLVKQVGREAEKHRVSLRNHRRDANDMLKQLNSDKDISDDELRGAQGRVQELTDKFVKKVDEIAKVKDEEVMAV; this is translated from the coding sequence TTGATCGACGAAGTAATTGAAGCCCTCGAGGCCGAGCTCGAGTCCACGGTGGGCTCTTTTGTCCACGATCTCGCGCGCATTCGCACGGGACGGGCCAACGCGGCTCTGCTCGACGCCGTGATGGTTGACTACTACGGGGCCGCTACTCACCTGAACCAGTTGGCATCTATCAACGTCCCCGAGTCCCGGCTGCTGGTAGTTCAACCCTTTGACCAGGCCACGATCCCGGCCATCGAAAAGGCAATCGCCGTCGCTGATCTCGGGCTCAACCCGTCGAACGATGGCAGGCTCATCAGGCTTTCCATCCCCGAGCTCACCGAGGAGCGCAGGCGGGATCTCGTCAAGCAGGTGGGCCGCGAGGCCGAGAAGCACCGCGTGTCGCTGCGAAACCACCGGCGCGACGCTAACGACATGCTCAAGCAGCTCAACTCGGACAAGGACATAAGCGACGACGAGCTGCGCGGGGCCCAGGGCCGGGTGCAGGAACTCACCGACAAGTTCGTCAAGAAGGTCGACGAAATTGCCAAGGTGAAAGACGAAGAGGTAATGGCCGTTTGA
- the rho gene encoding transcription termination factor Rho, whose product MSPRENSSNGGSTSRSGRGKRGSGRPRAQSGRGHRAEPRQEEADLREGARAAQVEAVREAAAQADPETDPFNGVDGAILNLKSLKEKTAKELGDIARNMGVESPSIMRKQELVFAILGARSEKAGNVYGEGVLEILPDGFGFLRAPDANYFPGPDDIYISPSQVRKFGLRTGDVVAGPIRSPKEGERYFALLKVEAINFEEPEMARKRVLFDNLTPLYPDEQMVLSHESKEFISRVIDLLVPIGKGQRALIVAAPRTGKTVMLQNIAHGIAENNPDVMLIVLLIDERPEEVTDMQRTVKGEVVASTFDEPPTRHVQVAEMVIEKARRLVEHGKDVVILLDSLTRLARAYNATVPSSGKILSGGVDSNALRGPKKFFGAARNIEDGGSLTIIATALIDTGSRMDEVIFEEFKGTGNCEIHLDRRLMDRRVFPTIDIMKSGTRKEDLLHDRAVINKVYVLRKLLSQLNTVEAMEFLLDKMKDTKDNEDFLSSMNS is encoded by the coding sequence AGGGGAAAACGAGGATCGGGCAGGCCGCGTGCCCAGTCGGGTCGCGGCCACAGGGCTGAGCCCCGGCAGGAAGAGGCGGACCTCAGGGAAGGCGCGAGAGCGGCGCAGGTTGAGGCTGTGCGCGAAGCGGCGGCCCAGGCCGATCCCGAGACCGACCCCTTTAACGGCGTCGACGGCGCCATCCTCAATCTCAAGAGCCTCAAAGAAAAAACGGCCAAGGAGCTGGGCGACATCGCCCGCAACATGGGCGTTGAAAGTCCGTCCATCATGCGCAAGCAGGAGCTTGTTTTTGCCATACTGGGTGCGCGCTCGGAGAAAGCCGGCAACGTGTACGGCGAGGGTGTGCTGGAAATACTTCCCGACGGTTTCGGTTTCCTGCGGGCTCCCGACGCCAACTATTTTCCTGGGCCCGATGATATCTACATATCGCCCAGCCAGGTGCGCAAGTTCGGCTTGCGCACTGGCGACGTCGTGGCCGGCCCCATTCGTTCGCCCAAGGAGGGTGAGCGCTACTTTGCCTTGCTCAAGGTTGAGGCCATCAACTTTGAAGAGCCGGAAATGGCCCGCAAGAGGGTGTTGTTCGACAACCTGACGCCGCTCTACCCCGACGAGCAGATGGTGCTGTCGCACGAATCGAAAGAGTTCATTTCGCGGGTCATCGACCTTCTCGTTCCCATAGGCAAGGGCCAGCGCGCGCTCATCGTGGCCGCGCCGCGTACCGGCAAAACCGTGATGTTGCAGAACATCGCCCACGGCATAGCCGAAAATAATCCCGACGTGATGCTCATCGTGCTGCTCATCGACGAGCGTCCCGAGGAAGTGACCGACATGCAGCGCACGGTGAAGGGAGAGGTGGTTGCCTCGACCTTTGACGAGCCGCCCACACGCCACGTCCAGGTCGCCGAGATGGTGATCGAAAAAGCGCGTCGCCTGGTCGAGCACGGCAAAGACGTCGTCATACTGCTCGATTCGTTGACCCGGCTGGCCCGTGCCTACAACGCAACGGTTCCGTCGAGCGGCAAGATCCTGTCGGGTGGTGTGGATTCAAACGCGCTCAGGGGACCCAAGAAGTTCTTTGGCGCCGCCCGCAATATCGAGGACGGGGGCAGCCTCACCATCATAGCCACCGCGCTGATCGATACCGGCAGTCGCATGGACGAGGTCATATTCGAAGAGTTCAAGGGCACCGGTAACTGCGAGATCCACCTCGACCGGCGGCTCATGGACCGCAGGGTGTTTCCGACCATAGACATCATGAAGTCGGGCACCAGGAAGGAAGACCTGCTGCACGATCGCGCGGTGATCAACAAGGTGTACGTGCTGCGCAAGCTGCTGAGCCAGCTCAATACAGTCGAAGCCATGGAGTTCCTGCTCGACAAGATGAAAGACACCAAGGACAACGAGGATTTTCTGTCCTCGATGAATTCCTGA
- a CDS encoding UMP kinase, producing the protein MAGDKPQFPRVLLKLSGEALAGEAGSGIDPRVLLSLAAEVRDVCEAGCELAIVVGGGNIFRGMKAAEMGIDRATADYMGMLATILNSLALQDALEKAGVATRVMSAIDVQQVAEPYIRRRAQRHVEKGRVVIFAAGTGNPFFTTDTAASLRAIEMGAAVIMKGTRVDGIYDADPEENKDARRYDRLSYLDVLNGRLTVMDSTAVTLCMENEMPIIVFDATTPGNILRAVMGEQIGTLVGEETD; encoded by the coding sequence ATGGCGGGCGATAAACCACAATTTCCAAGAGTGCTGCTCAAACTGAGCGGAGAAGCGCTGGCCGGTGAAGCCGGCAGCGGCATCGACCCTCGTGTTCTTCTTTCGTTGGCCGCCGAGGTGCGCGACGTCTGTGAGGCTGGCTGCGAGCTGGCCATCGTGGTGGGTGGCGGCAATATCTTTCGCGGCATGAAGGCTGCCGAGATGGGCATCGACCGCGCGACGGCCGACTACATGGGCATGCTCGCGACCATACTCAACAGCCTTGCCTTGCAGGACGCGCTCGAGAAAGCCGGCGTGGCCACGCGGGTGATGTCGGCCATCGACGTTCAGCAGGTGGCCGAGCCCTACATCCGTCGCCGCGCGCAGCGCCACGTCGAGAAAGGCCGCGTGGTTATTTTTGCTGCCGGCACTGGCAACCCTTTTTTCACCACCGACACGGCCGCCAGCCTGCGGGCCATAGAGATGGGAGCGGCTGTGATCATGAAGGGCACCCGCGTTGACGGCATCTACGACGCCGACCCCGAAGAAAACAAGGACGCCAGGCGTTATGACCGCCTGTCTTACCTCGACGTTCTCAACGGCAGGCTGACCGTGATGGACTCCACGGCGGTGACCCTGTGCATGGAAAACGAGATGCCTATAATAGTCTTTGACGCGACTACTCCCGGCAATATCCTCAGGGCCGTGATGGGCGAGCAGATAGGTACGCTGGTAGGGGAGGAAACGGATTGA
- a CDS encoding isoprenyl transferase, giving the protein MSRVSPDWEGRVPRHVAVIMDGNGRWAGARGLSRLQGHRKGKDSVREVVETAREIGVEVLTLFAFSTENWSRPPSEVKALMKLLRRYCRTELSRMMRYGIRLKAVGNLRRLPPEVLSDLRSVEAETRDNDRMTVVLAVSYGGRQDIVGAARQLARQVRDGELKPEQINESRLAGSLMTAGLPDPDLLIRTSGELRISNFLLWQCAYSELYFTDVAWPDFRRDQFLEAINWYAQRDRRFGRATGELAVEA; this is encoded by the coding sequence TTGTCGCGGGTGTCGCCTGATTGGGAAGGTCGGGTGCCCCGGCACGTCGCCGTCATAATGGACGGTAACGGCCGCTGGGCAGGCGCGCGTGGTCTGAGCCGCTTGCAGGGTCACCGCAAGGGGAAGGACTCGGTTCGCGAGGTGGTCGAAACCGCGCGCGAGATCGGCGTCGAGGTGCTCACGCTGTTCGCTTTCTCTACCGAGAACTGGAGCCGCCCTCCGTCGGAGGTCAAGGCCCTGATGAAACTGCTGCGGCGTTACTGCCGTACCGAGCTCAGTCGCATGATGCGTTACGGTATCCGCCTGAAGGCGGTGGGTAACCTGCGCCGACTTCCGCCCGAGGTGCTCTCGGACCTTCGCTCGGTGGAGGCCGAGACGCGCGACAACGATCGCATGACCGTGGTGCTGGCCGTGAGCTACGGGGGCAGGCAGGACATCGTTGGCGCGGCCAGGCAACTGGCCCGGCAGGTGCGCGACGGCGAGCTGAAGCCCGAGCAGATAAACGAGTCGCGCCTGGCCGGGTCGTTGATGACCGCCGGGCTACCCGACCCCGACCTGCTCATACGCACCAGCGGCGAGCTGCGCATATCTAACTTCCTGCTGTGGCAGTGTGCCTACAGTGAACTGTACTTCACCGACGTCGCCTGGCCGGACTTCCGGCGCGACCAGTTTCTTGAGGCCATCAACTGGTACGCGCAAAGGGACCGCCGCTTCGGCCGTGCCACGGGCGAGTTGGCGGTGGAGGCCTGA